From Pseudochaenichthys georgianus chromosome 15, fPseGeo1.2, whole genome shotgun sequence:
CCAACTAGTTTACATTAAGTATGTGCTGCTTTGCAATGTGGTAATAATAAAGCTTGTCTGAGTGCTGTAGCGCTGCCTGCTGTTTAATGATAAGCTAATACATTCAGACACCAGGGAGGAGGGCTGTTTGCTCCATGTTCAGGTCGGCGCTGCTGTGTAATTTGCTCTGCGAGGCTGAAGTGTTTTTGGTGTCCTCTGTCCTGCAGACTGAAGCAGCCCGCTCTCAGGTCTCCTGAAGGAAACTGTCTGCCCTGTCCCATCTCCTCCTCTGGGCCTGTGTGCGGATCAGACGGACGCAACTATGCCTCAAAGGTACACTAAAGCAAAACGAACCTATAGGGCTTCGCAGCAAATCCTTACGAGCAGTTTTTTTTCCTAAAGTGGTTTTGTGTCTCTCAAATAATTGTATTATCCAACCATTGGACCACCATTTGGGGTCCAAACGAATACTTTTAAGCTGACTAACACATAAATTAAATAATAACTAAATTAGTTATGCTTGTTTGCTTTAATTATTCAGTGGCCACTTTATTAGGACCACTGATAGTCAAATCAAACAATCCTAGTCCATGTCTACCTTTATAAACGTTTTATAGTTGATAGTTGTTTATTTTGTCACTATGATAACGAGGCTGTACTTAGTGGTGCTGTTCCATTATGTTGAATCACAATGGCAGGTGCTATATTATGTGcaacacatttacataaatgggcGTAAACCAAATAATAGAAACACCTTTCAGTATAACACACTATAACTCAACAGCACCACACATTGAAGCCTTATATAACCATAAAGTTAAATCATCACTGCTGATCACCCTACTGtacactgtaaacagaatatacTTCACAGACTGGTTGTCTGTCTTGTGCACTCCTGTAGGGATATAGTGACAGAAGACAGAAAGaaagctttttttttatcaaagacACCAACTGTGGCTTTACTATGTAAATATCATGATTACAGCCTTTTTCTGATGCCCCTAATCGGCCagaaaaatgaatagaataggtttaaacacagagaagaacaTCCTTTTCTCCATCAATGTAATGAGCATTTCTCTGAAAATAAAAGACGGTAGAAATAATCACTCTGGGGGTGGAGGGTTGGGAATCATTGGCAGTGAAACAATGTGGCCTCCGAATAGCATATCATCTGCATGCTTTACCATAGCATAATAGTGTTAATAACATTTGCTCAAATAGTCCTGACACCTTGTACAAGTGAAGCTTTCTAACAGAAACAGACACGTCTACAGGATGTATAACAATATGTGCAtctggcaaggcaaggcaattttatttatatagcacttttcagcacgtggcgattcaaagtgtCAGGTGATGGTAATCGTATTCACGGCTTTGCTTTGTGTTACACTCATGCTAACATAATGTACTGAGCATTGTCGGTAAATGGTGACGTTCACCCTGCACACTCAGAGTCTCAGGGAGGGGGGGAAACCGAGACAAGGAGCCATGATATATAGCCTCAGAAGGACCAATTGGTGGCCTGTGGTGACACAATGTGTTTATTGATTTATGCTTTGTCTTTTGGATCACTATTCCCGACCTTGTGTGCAGGCAGAGGTTATAGAGCGCATTCATGAGAAggctctgatttaaattaaggCGTACAGTCAgacaccccatgaatatttgatCTGTGTAGCAGCAATAACTCATTCTCTTCACCTTTGTGTCCCCTTGTGGatgttgtctctctctctctctctgtgtgtgtgtgtgtgtgtgtgtgtgtgtgtgtgtgtgtgtgtgtgtgtgtgtgtgtgtgtgtgtgtgtgtgtgtgtgtgtgtgtgtgtgtgtgtgtgtgtgtgtgtgtgtgtgtgtgtgtgtgtgtgtgtgtgtgtgtgtgtgtgtgtgtgtgtgtgtgtgtgtgtgtgtgtgtgtgtgtgtgtgtgtgtgtgtgtgtgtgtgtgtgtgtgtgtgtgtgttgcagtgcaAGCTGGAGCAGCAGGTGTGTCTTACCGGGAAGGATCTTACTCTCAAGTGTCCTGGGCTGTGTCCTTGTCCAACTGCTGCCCCCACATCCATGGAGAGCAAACATGGTAGGATTAAACACTGCGCAGCTAtgccaaatgttttttttctcacttTAGTTTTATTATATAAAAACATTACAACAACAGCTGTgtacaaacaaaataaataatgcaCTACATCTATAGATACAAATACAGAGATAATATaacattttataaataaaagAATAATGCAGTTGGGAGTCACATTCTAATTTGACCATTTGTCAGGACAGTCAGTCAGTGTTCCTTGTCGCTGGTTTGAATCTTAAACATTGACCGTTTCTTCCATTTCTCTTCATATTGTGTTTCTTGCAGTCTCAGTTGATATGTCATTTTTTCCATTATATGAATTTCCTCCACGATCTCCATCCATTGTTCATAGTAGGAGCCAGGAGGCTCCAGCGTGCACCATTTCCTAGTTATGGCTTTCTTGCCAGCTATCAACAGTATTTTTACAAGATATCTATCTATGTAGTGAACATTTTCTTCTGTAAAATTACCCAGATAGAGTACCATGTAAGTAAGTACCGGTAagtaaagtttatttataaagtgcTTTTCACAAAGTCACAAAGTGCttgacaaaacaataaaacatcaTCATAGGAATCGTACAATGATAAATGACCACACAAGCCACGTGTTAAGAAGTCATAAAAGCATCAAAACACTATAAAAACActataaaaactaaataaaaacatagtATAAAAGAGAATAAAATCAAGCACACCGGTTACCCAAACGCCTGCCCAAACAGGAATGTCTTTAAATTAGTTTTAAAGGAGTCAACAGAGTAAGCAGACCGTAGATGAGCGGGCAGAGCCTTCCATAGCTTAGGAGCCACGGCCTCGAACGCACGATCACCGCGGGTCTTAAGGTGGGTGCGTGGGACAGACAGTAAATTGTGCATGTGTGACCTGAGTGGGCGGGCTGATGTATATGGATGAATTAGGTCAGCCACATATGCAGAAGTCTGACCGTGCAATGCTCTGTGGGTGAGAGTGAGGATTTTGAACTGTATCCTATAAGCtacagggagccagtgaagaGATCTGAGTAGTGGGGTAATGTGGGACCGTTTATTTGACCGGGTGAGAAGTcttgcagctgcattctggactGCCTGCAGACGACCAAGGGCAGACATGCTGAGAGAGGAGAACAGTGCGTTGCCGTAGTCAATGCGAGATGAAATAAACGCATGTATAATCATTTCTAGGTCGGGTGTTGAAACTACAGATCTCAGTTTACTAATGTTTCGTATAGGTGGAAGAAACAAAATCTCGTCAGTTGCTTAACATGGGTATCAAACGATGCGGATTGGTCAAATATTACCCCTAAGATATGTAATGTATGTATGTTGTCCATAGGAACCTCATATCTCAGTATCTTTTGCAAAACCTTGTGTAACATTTTTCCTTTTTAACGTGAATTCACTTGAATACAAAGCttcccatttattttattttgtatctgtctCTCACACACCTAACAATTATCATAGAAAAATGATAACGCGCAAAAGATTATCATAGTCTTCCTCTCAATCTGCCCACAGAGAGCTGTACCGGGCAGGATCTGGCTGATCTCGGGGAGCGTCTGAGGGACTGGTTCCAGCTCCTGCAGTCTAATGCCAAGCAGAACAACAATAGCAAGACCGGAGCCAAAACAACTGCAGCTAGCACCACATCAGGTCAGAGCTGCTATTTAATGAATCCATACTGCACTAAGAGGGAGTAAAAACACTATTGTTACAAGCACTACAGGTACTATAAAATGTCCAAACAAGTTGTTAAGTCTTGTGTTATATGGAAAAGCAAAACGAAGTCCAAGGGGAAAATAAAATCCAACAAATTCAGCTTAATGGTTCTACTGGATCTGCTTCCACTTGTATATTTTCTGCAGCTCTCACTGGATACAGCATGCAACCTATTACTAGATAGCAAACTTGTCTGATAATAGTTGCAGGGCAGAGAGCCTTCAACCACTTTTGGGTGGATTGATCAAGATATGTCACATAGAGGAGCGTGCTGTACTTCAAAGCAACAGGAAGTGAACCTCGGGACATGTTCGGGCCACAAGTTAGTGCCCGATAAGCACCAAGTCTTAACtgggctgtaaagtgaaaatTGGAAGTAATTGGTCAAAAATGAAAGGTTGAAATGCAGGTTTTATAGATTAAACCCATTTATATTTTAAAATTGCAACATAATTAGGAAAATGTTCTGCTGGCAtggtttcatttttcatttGTGCAGCTGTCCTCTGAAAACAAtgaatgtttgtttgtctgtgttgttgtgtttgCAGTGCTGGACAGGAGCCTGGTGGCCAGCTGTAGGGACTCCATAGGCTGGATGTTTTCCAAGCTAGACACCAATGGCGACCTTTACCTGGACCAGACTGAGCTGGCTGCCATCAACCTGGACAAGTACGAGGTGTGCATCCGGCCCTTCTTCAACTCCTGCGACTCCTACAGGGACGGCAAGGTCTCCACTGCCGAGTGGTGCCTCTGCTTCTGGAGAGAGAGTGAGTATTCTGGGGAGGATGTGAATGTCTTCACACAATCACGCTGACATATTACCCTTGGCATTCAAACTTCCCTCCGCTCAGCTGCCCCCAGGTGTAGCCAGCTCTCTGTTGTGTGCTGGTCCATCACTATTTGTCGTTTCATCCTCTCGTCCCCCTAGGGGTTGAAACGGTCACTGCAAGGAGCTAAAAAACATTCCTGCTGCTTGTTGACAGCTCGATTCTCCAACAGCTCTCAGAGACTCAGTCTGTCAGAGAACCAGCTGAGCAGAAACTAGGTCTCTGTCACAAGCTCATATGTTTTCTTGTTTTGGAAGGAGACACACTGGAATTGATTTGAGGTTGTTAGGAAACATTGACAGCTGTCTGTTTTGACTGTTGATTGTTTTTGGCAGATTTCAGCTCGTCATTATTGTCTTATTGTGCCTTAGAGTGTGCTTTGTTCTCTTGTAAGATAATATATCCTGTCTTTTTTAAGAGCCCTCCTGCCTGACTGAACTCGAGAGGATCCAAGTGCTATACGGCGGCAAAAGAAAGTTTGGTAGGTATCTGGCATCTCGTGACAGCATTTCAGCCCAATTTCATCTGTCTTTCTTGGTGGGGGGATTTCATCCAGCAGATGACAAGCAGGAGGCCGGGATTAGTCTCTGATCAGTCTGCTGGATTAGAACTCGATACTGACAGACGGCAAAGGAAAGCAGACATCAGTGTGTCATACATGTATGTGTGAGCCGgtgaagatgtgtgtgtgtgtgcgtgcgtgcgtgcgtgcgtgtgtgtgtgtgtgtgtgtgtgtgtgtgtgtgtgtgtgtgtgtgtgtgtgtgtgtgtgtgtgtgtgtgtgtgtgtgtgtgtgctgcagatTTTGGCTGGTTGACTGGTGTCTGAGTCAGGACTCTCCAAGGACACAGAGTGGCGAGCCAGCCCCGCACTCAGATGTTCCCTCGAAAGACTGGAAGGACAGTTTTGTTTTGTCCCGTTCTAGCTTTTACATTAATATGAAACTAGCCTCTGGGACATCATGACAAATCCCTCATCTCTATACAGTATGACAGTTAACtctccttaaaggtggggtaggtaagtttgagaaaccggctcgagatcgcaagaatttgaaaatacacaaccggagaaaatctgccacttccttacagagcccctcctccaacacacacgaacgtgcacatgaccaatgagggcacgagataagtttgtgccccgatggaaggctgacaggcaggtaggccatccagttattttagccgggccggctcagatgattggtcgtgctttttacagtattacggcttccactgatgacattttttaatggatttgttgtcaaagcacttaagatattcattgctatcgggatgttaagagcattccatggaatataacaaaaagtgtatctcgagccggtttctcaaacttacctaccccacctttaaggaaaaCTCCAAGCATGAAGGTGATAATGCAGCTCCAACGTGTTTTACACTGTAGTGTGTGAACACAAGCTGTATTTCATATTCAGTTTAGATTTAGAAATTGAGAACTTTCCAATGTTGTGTCCCTTGCTCATCCCATTATGATTAGCTATCTACCTCTCACACCACCccaatatgctgatttaatacTTATTCACCCCTATCTTTCTCCATgaacatatttgtattcatgGAAAAGGGAATTGACTGCCACATATGCTGCATGCATTACACTCTCACTTGGCATCGGCGCCATGTGTAGTGAAGCATGATGCAGGCTGTGTTTATCTCCTTGCAGGCTAAGGTTGCTTTACCAGAACCGACTcttatttgtttgtgtttttctaCGTGTGAACGCCAGGTCGATTCATCCCAAGCTGCGACGAGGACGGCTactacaggaagcagcagtgtGACAGGGGAGAGTGCTGGTGTGTGGACCAAAACGGAGGAGAAGTAGCCGGATCCAGGATGCGCGGCAAGCCAGATTGCGGTAAGCCCCGTAGGATTCAGCTGTCAATATAAAAGTGAATAGAATTTGAAAGCTGAATGTAGCGACGCAttttctttacatttctgcTGCAGATGGCCTGCTTCTCTACATCGCCCCACATGCGTTCTGTACAAGGCTTTCTTTATGTTAAAGGCCTGAGGCCCACTGCAACATAACTCACTGCAGGGACCAGTCCCACATTCATGTGTCCGGAGTCATTTGCATTCCAAAGCGCCGCTTGTCGCTGTGAGAAAAGTCTTTCAAGATAAATGAGGGCTGGTTGGACTGAACCTGCTCCTGATAAGAATGGCTCCCCTGGCAAGGTTTAGAAATAGCTATTAAAACCCAGACAAAGTCAAACGCATGCCCCCCTTTTGCCATTGCagtcaatgtttttttaattgatttCTCATTGATAGAAAGGACTCTGTCAAAGTTGAGAGGAAGACATGCTGAACAGAATTGATTGCAGAATTTAAGATTGCCACAGTGGATAATTTAATCTCCccctctaccccccccccccccccccccccccctctccctcctgccCTGCATGTTTTCTCCCTCTCTCAACAGATGATGAAATGGCATATTCAGGTGATACTGGCAGCGGGGTTGGATGGGAAGACGAGGAAGAGAAGGGGGCTGAGGAGACTGCAGAGGAggctgaggaggaagagggcGAGGTGGGGGAGGTGGATGATGGGGGTTATATCTGGTAAATGTGCAGTCCAGCCTCTCTACAGGAGCATCTCGATGGTCTtgaatacatacacacacagatttTGCAAAAAGATGGAGGTGGTGAAATTATCACACTCAGAACAACACTGGCTTATGGAAAAAGCAAAGGGCCTCTAGGGTTGGTGGAGGGGAGATGCATATGTAATGggtgtatttaatgttacaggATGTACTTTAAAGGGGCAGGGGGAGGGGGCATATCACTACTAAGAAATGGAGTCTGGAGAATATTGTCCTTCATACTTGTGAATCTTTGTTCTCTTATGTTGTAAGTCCTTTGAACTATCTTTGAGCAGTTTTTAGCTGATGCATAATGGATACTTTAAGCGGCTGCAGGTGCTCGTCATGTGCTtgcataacatttaaaaaaggaaattgACTGGGTGCATTTCAATACTCCAAATTGGCCGTTTTCATCTTTTCTTCCTGCAGATTAACAACATTTAGATTTCAGGGCAGGAAACGGTGATAAAGACAGGAAGCCACGTTGGATTATTGGAAAGCTACCTTTGACTTTACCGTTTTCATGTCATTTGCTTCAGCTCATATGTGACAGTAGTCATTCATGACttactaaaatataaatgttcCTCACGCATCACTCTTTAGCTTGTATATAATGTGTGTATCAGAAGAGTCACCTATTAGTCCTGTTATTAATGCCTCGAAAAACTAGCAGAATATACTGCTTGGTTGACAAGTGTACATCGTATCATAATGTGGATCAATTACTGtgtttaataaaaaaatctaaataaaacaaACTTGCCTATGTGGCCCAGTTGGCCACCGTATATCTGTGTCTGAATGTTTGTGTTTTCTCTTTATTCCTCCTCAAACTCTCACACACAATCCTTAAGCAGCAGTGTTATGcagcatataaatatatacagtttaCAGTAATCATGGCCATTCATAGTACAACAAATGTCTGTATATCTGTGGTTTCCTCATTAAAGGTCTTAAAACACTGATAATTAAAGTAAAAGCTTCTATTTGGATTATTTATGGATCATTTTAAGCCTTCAACTACAAGTTAAACACTATAGAAAATAGGTAAAAAGATTATAATAAACATCTCATCGGTGCCATCTTAAAAACTACCATTTCAAAGACATAATGCTCCCCTCTGAGCAGGACAGCTCATTGCCAGCTCACTTTTCCTCTTGCTACCTCTTGCTCTGCAGCAGTGGAGCTTATAGCTATGGGGAAGCAGCAGAAATGAGATACAGACTGCATATCAGCACAATGCCTCTCTCGGCAGCATCCTCTGGACATTACTGGAGTCTCTTCACTATGCAGTCTGGGAACAGTGAAATAGAGACCTTACAGTACGTTTCGGTGTATGCACATTCTTGGAAGATAAGACCAATAAAGCTTGTCTTAGCATTGTAAAAACTGACAGTAACAAATCCTCTAAATAACATTTCTCAGTTTCACATTTCGGTGATAATGGAAATCAGTACCAGTTATGTCCCAGTGGGTGAAATCCTAAATGTGCTAGCTGGAAGTGCCTGCCAACAGATGTCTGAATACCTGATACCGACAGCAAGTCTTCTGGCCACCCACAGGGATCAATCATTTCCAGCAACCTGTCAGCCCGTTATGCTGAATATTCCTCCTGCTTGGCGACAACATGCCATATGAAATGGATCCCGGTGTAAATAACACATTCTGCAatgtcttttctttgtgctgttGCTGTAAGACAAAGGGTTACTATAGATGTTCGACAGGTATGTTCTGTCTGATTCATTATGATTTAACACACTGATACATATGGGTATTAAATCTTGCTTTATTAAGATTTGTAGCTCTATTTATATTCCTTTAGTTGTCATAATTTGTGACAGAAATATACCCAGCGTACACTGAATTGTTACCAGAATAAAATATTTTATTAATATAATTACATTTCAGTACACTAAAACAATATCAGCAGATATTAAAGTAACCTCAACTGGCTAATAGCATTCTAAATATTTCACAGGTAACTGCATAATTCTGGGTGAGCGTATCAACATTAGTAATGAATGattcttgttttatttaaatgaactcCTTTAGATCTATGCCTGTTTTAATAACACATGGAGGTTTGGTAATAAATTAGAAAATACCAGTTTTGTTTAAAAATGTCACATAATATTAACATGATCTAATATTGCAAATAATCCATCTCGGTTTAATATATTAAAGTGCAGGGCTCCTC
This genomic window contains:
- the spock2 gene encoding testican-2; amino-acid sequence: MVEITDMVCLLVPLVMFAGSTLQTEVKSGKEAEKTGNFMEDETWLSTISQYSRKIKHWNRFRDDDYVRTWDENQASNGNVDTTKDPCQKVKCSRHKVCIAQGYQRAVCVNRKKLEHRLKQPALRSPEGNCLPCPISSSGPVCGSDGRNYASKCKLEQQVCLTGKDLTLKCPGLCPCPTAAPTSMESKHESCTGQDLADLGERLRDWFQLLQSNAKQNNNSKTGAKTTAASTTSVLDRSLVASCRDSIGWMFSKLDTNGDLYLDQTELAAINLDKYEVCIRPFFNSCDSYRDGKVSTAEWCLCFWREKPSCLTELERIQVLYGGKRKFGRFIPSCDEDGYYRKQQCDRGECWCVDQNGGEVAGSRMRGKPDCDDEMAYSGDTGSGVGWEDEEEKGAEETAEEAEEEEGEVGEVDDGGYIW